Proteins found in one Triticum aestivum cultivar Chinese Spring chromosome 4D, IWGSC CS RefSeq v2.1, whole genome shotgun sequence genomic segment:
- the LOC123100247 gene encoding uncharacterized protein has product MDTDVISGRDAMAPAAGDGGARGKAGGRKHLSSIANYVLHQCSLTLHRSVDDLVADFESGLKNAALDNYSRRLVEYCSLQALQSLTSPDLGDTLHEGSLGRFTFDMMLAWETPTPSDQQITMESISKEREDRKEPLGANEAVMGDDTSLFYSDMMPLLVNEDPTVGEDAYVWFGSVFPLACDVVNARFTFEALTATTANRLHYPAYDKFLKEMDKSFNFLQSLPTPTGVEFAEDEFILHTEGTAGTQRVVRHIGTGSWPGRLILTNKALYFETSGIISYGPAFKVELSDTGMEQQVKPASTGPFGAPLFDKAIEFESLPEPLLLEFPEMTSSTRRDLWLTMIKEVIFLHRFISAYKIESPIHKWEVHSRIILGVIRLHAAREMLRMSPPPPSSFLIFSLYDDLPKGDFVLEQLANHLKETSTITPFSASYVFKSLSKSDPIALSAEMAKEHDGDSSTHEQPLTSLGNTIDKVRDEAREVTVANAPIEGMKEEGLTDSLLVLVGLVSPISKLGPVIQEIISWDRPQVTGGVLVVTLLTIYNEWVGYALAASLILAVGAMVWAKQRKLGEICSEVIIDKSLDKTTMESIVEAQHSMKKVHEYVKTANIVILRLWSIVLARSPKHTETVIWMLTGLAVALAVVPFKYVLMGLTVCCFAANTRVAKAVSDPRGGRRWREWWESIPAVPVHTVDKGELRTG; this is encoded by the exons ATGGACACGGATGTGATTAGCGGCCGGGACGCGATGGCGCCGGCGGCGGGGGACGGCGGCGCGCGAGGCAAGGCGGGCGGCCGGAAGCACCTCTCCTCCATCGCCAACTACGTCCTCCACCAATGCTCCCT GACGCTGCACAGAAGCGTCGACGATCTAGTCGCGGACTTCGAGTCGGGCCTGAAGAATGCCGCATTGGACAACTACTCAAGAAGACTAGTCGAGTACTGCAGCCTTCAGGCGCTGCAATCTCTAACATCTCCTGATCTAGGAGACACGCTTCATGAGGGATCCCTTGGTCGGTTCACGTTTGATATGATGCTAGCCTGGGAGACGCCCACTCCTTCGGATCAACAAATTACCATG GAGAGCatatcaaaagagagagaagatcGGAAGGAACCACTTGGAGCAAATGAAGCTGTGATGGGTGATGACACGTCGCTGTTCTATTCGGATATGATGCCCCTTCTT GTGAATGAAGATCCGACAGTCGGAGAAGATGCATACGTGTGGTTTGGATCTGTATTTCCTTTGGCTTGCGACGTTGTCAATGCGCGATTCACTTTCGAAGCCCTCACCGCCACCACAGCTAACAGGCTCCACTATCCTGCTTATGACAAATTCCTGAAGGAAATGGATAA GTCCTTCAACTTTTTGCAAAGCTTGCCAACTCCAACAGGAGTTGAATTCGCTGAAGATGAATTTATCTTGCACACGGAGGGTACAGCAGGAACACAAAGGGTGGTTCGGCACATTGGGACCGGCAGCTGGCCTG GCAGGTTGATTCTGACAAACAAGGCCCTGTATTTTGAGACTTCCGGCATAATTTCATATGGGCCTGCTTTCAAGGTCGAGCTTTCAGATACTGGAATGGAACAACAAGTTAAACCAGCTTCAACAGGTCCTTTTGGTGCACCATTGTTCGACAAAGCCATTGAATTTGAATCATT ACCGGAACCTCTGCTTCTGGAGTTTCCAGAGATGACCAGCTCTACACGTCGCGATCTGTGGCTTACCATGATAAAAGAAGTAATCTTTCTCCACCGTTTCATATCGGCGTACAAGATAGAATCCCCTATCCACAAATGGGAGGTACATTCAAGAATCATATTGGGAGTGATAAGGCTCCACGCTGCAAGGGAGATGCTAAGAAtgtcaccaccaccaccttctagCTTCCTAATATTCTCGCTGTATGACGACCTTCCAAAAGGTGATTTTGTGCTCGAGCAATTAGCAAACCACCTGAAAGAGACGTCGACCATAACCCCGTTCAGTGCATCATATGTGTTCAAGAGTTTGAGTAAGTCGGATCCAATTGCGTTAAGTGCGGAGATGGCAAAAGAGCATGACGGGGACTCGAGTACCCATGAACAGCCTTTGACCTCTCTGGGGAATACCATTGATAAAGTAAGAGATGAGGCGAGGGAAGTTACTGTTGCTAATGCTCCTATTGAAGGAATGAAGGAGGAAGGTCTCACTGATAGCCTCCTTGTATTAGTG GGGTTGGTAAGTCCCATCAGCAAATTGGGTCCGGTGATCCAAGAGATAATCTCGTGGGATAGACCGCAAGTTACCGGCGGTGTCCTTGTTGTAACTTTGTTGACCATATACAA CGAGTGGGTCGGTTATGCACTGGCTGCATCCTTGATACTAGCGGTGGGCGCGATGGTCTGGGCCAAGCAGAGGAAGTTAGGCGAGATATGCTCGGAGGTGATCATCGACAAGTCCTTGGACAAGACGACGATGGAGAGCATAGTGGAGGCGCAGCACAGCATGAAGAAGGTGCACGAGTACGTCAAGACGGCGAACATCGTGATCCTCAGGCTATGGTCCATTGTTCTAGCCCGGTCACCAAAG CACACGGAGACGGTGATCTGGATGCTGACGGGCCTCGCGGTGGCGCTGGCCGTGGTCCCTTTCAAGTACGTCCTGATGGGGCTGACGGTGTGCTGCTTCGCGGCGAACACGAGGGTGGCGAAGGCGGTGTCGGACCcccggggcgggcggcgctggagggagtgGTGGGAGTCCATACCCGCCGTCCCGGTCCATACGGTGGACAAGGGCGAGCTACGAACAGGTTGA